The Megalobrama amblycephala isolate DHTTF-2021 linkage group LG8, ASM1881202v1, whole genome shotgun sequence region GTGCTGGCCATTGAAAGATACATTGTGGTTTGTAAGCCAATGGGTAGTTTTAAATTTTCAAACAGCCATGCAATGGCAGGAATTGGATTTACATGGATAATGGCCATGTCATGTGCAGCTCCCCCTCTGGTTGGCTGGTCCAGGTTGGTCTATTAAGACATCATGCAATTTATTTGTTCTCTATTGTAGTGCAGAAGTGAGTACAACAAACATTTCAGCTGAATAtgaggctttttttttatttggtcaATATACAAGAATATTAGcttacatttaatttaagacTAAAAATTACTTTTCCCGACTGAACACACTAAACTTTTGCATTATTGCATGAGTAACTTTCTCtcttagttatttttgttagatTTCAGCTGAACAGTTTTCTACACAGTTTTCTAAATGAGAAGAGGGCAATCTAAATTTCAGGTGCTTTTCTTTAACAGATATATTCCTGAGGGAATGCAGTGTTCATGTGGACCAGACTATTACACCCTGAATCCTGAATACAACAATGAATCATATGTTGCCTACATGTTCACCTGCCATTTTATATTTCCGGTCACCGTAATCTTCTTCACCTATGGGCGGCTTGTTTGCACCGTCAAGGCGGTATGAAATGTCACTTTAAACATTCTTGCAAATTCCTAACTATTGGAATACTATGTTAAAAATGAGTTATTTTGTGCTCTCTTAGGCTGCAGCTCAACAGCAGGACTCTGCATCTACCCAGAAGGCTGAGAGGGAAGTGACAAAAATGGTCATCCTGATGGTTTTGGGTTTCCTGGTGGCCTGGACCCCTTATGCCAGTGTTGCTGCCTGGATTTTCTTAAATAGGGGAGCTGCTTTCAGTGCCCAGTTCATGGCTGTTCCTGCCTTTTTCTCAAAGACCTCAGCCATATTTAACCCTATCATTTATGTGCTGCTAAACAAACAGGTAAGTCACATCATGAATGGAAAGTCATATCCTTCACATCCCATTCCCTCTCTACCCCCTCAGTTATTAAAGAGTGGCAAAATGTGTACTAAGTGTAACACTGTCTTTTACAGTTCCGGAGCTGCATGCTGACCACTCTTTTCTGTGGAAAGAATCCTCTTGGCGATGAGGAGTCCTCAACTGTGTCCACCAGCAAGACAGAGGTGTCCTCTGTATCTCCAGCATAGACTTTTCAATCTCTCACAGATTTTGTTCTTTTAGTCATTGATAAATTTGGGCATCTgaaaaaaagaccaaaaaaagttgaattAGTTGATCTCGTACGGTTGTGTTCACTATGACTATTAACTTGGTGAACtcaaatacatttgttaaataaGTAAAAGGCTTAATGGGGTTTAATGAGTTATcagtgatcatttttttatgaacTGGGAGGCTAACATTTATATCTTTGGcctaaaatgtgtatatattttgtaaataataataaaaaaaaaaggatagaAATAAAATACTGGCATTAAAAAGTGTCTTCGTTTCCATTATTtatgaactgatttaattttgagtttgtttGCACATACATATGATACTGAAACTGAATTTAGTATTAGTGCACACTAATCAAGACAGTCTATGTAGTGCTAGAATACAATCAAATCCACCCTACATTCTGTCTGAAACAAAGGCCAGGCATCTGCTGTTTGCAATAACACTGTAGAGACAGAactcttttaaagggttagttcaaccaaaaaattCATCATTAATGTCAAGACTTTCGttcttctttggaacacaaataaagatatttttaataaaatctgagcaatttctgtccctccattgacagctacacaactaccactttgacgcttcaaaaagaaaaatgaattgagcggtttagtccacattttctgaagagacgtGGTCACTTTACACgctgaacagatttaatttaggcttttattcacatataaacattcatcaacacacacatcagttatgatgaatggaagctcaagcatgttagcttgacatgcaagaaccaatgaggtttgttctcgtgcatcaagcaggttcggttgagcttctgtttatgtttgctgatcagtGTGTACATGTGAACAAAATCCTAAATTCAGTcatgttcatcataaaaagcaatCGAGTCTCTTCAAAACATTTGGATTAAACcattcaattcatatggatttcttTTACGTTCTCTTTATgaaaagtggtagttgcgtagctgtcaatggagagtACAGAACTGGCTCAGATTTatccaaaatatcttctttgtgttcaacacaccacaacacaagggtgagtaaatgatgacagaattttcatttatgggtgaactatccctttaaagtctcTAATGCCCCCATCAACCATGTATTTGCTAattgtggtaatcaacattatgccacaaattcTGTTGATTAATCAGATTTTGAACCCAGAATATAAATTTAAGTTGATCTGACCGTGTTGAACATCAGCATTTATCTCTTTCCATTCTGACTCTATAGTCTCTGCCTAAAGGTCTTAATGTGACCTGCATGATTGCTCAGACAAAGCACTATTGGCAGAAATGAACAAATACAACCCCACTTTGCAACACAGTTTATGCCATCTTTAGTGAATTCATTTTGGATTCGGACACATGCTGCTCCATATTCACTACGTGCTTGACTTCGAATTTTCGAAAATTGTGTGGTGCTTATATATTTGATGCTTATATTGTAGTGTTTTATTGTTCTGATCTTATTACTGCTGTTTGTAAAGTGCTTTGAGCTGTGGAAACACTATATAGGCTAACaccataggagaatgacacagaagagaagatattgttgaataaagtcgttatttttgtttctcATCATAAAATTAAGGCTGAACCACAGCAGTCGCGTGGATTAATTTAACAATGtatttaatacctttctggacctcgaAAGTGgttgttaaattgctgtctatggaggagtccgACACCTCtcggatttcttaaaaaatatcttaacttaTGTTCCGATGAACAAATGTTTTACGGGTTtgcaacgacatgagggtgagtaattaatgacagaattttcatttttgggtgaactaaccctttaagtcaggGGTTCTCAAACACATTCCAGGAGCctccccagcactgcacattttcatGTCTCCtttgacacacccatttcaggtcttggagtctcgactaatgagctgatgatctgaatcaggtgtgtttgatgaaGGAGACATCGAAAAcattggctgcgtccgaaaacctaggtagctgacTTGCTGCCTCACTGCCTTATCAAGCAATGACTTGTAAgtcagcgtttgtgcatgaagacACCTTATGAAAcggatttcggacagacttctgaggcagtgtaacagtttaatgatctaccgCAATATAgtgcgagctttggtgagaaataaacaaatatttaagtactacagtagtaatttcttgctagaaatgatatcaaaagtggaaaatgttggtcaaaaatgtacatttactcaCAAAATGGCCAGCAAATGCAACTTTTGGACACcgtctttatttttctagcacaactgtcacagaatggaaagcataggattgtgggatatcaaagacAGCAGAGGacacatctatgctgccttgaaaaatcaatcagatgaaggtatctcatgatATCTAAGGTATCTATATGAAGGTAtttggacgtgccttgatgccttactaccttgaaatgtgtcctccgaaggcaacattttccagttttcggacgcagccattgTGTTGGGGAGGCTATTGTTAGCTAATAGGCTATAGCAAAATAGCTCCTAAAAGACTTGCTGTACTttgattttaatgatttttcttCCTAACCTAACTCAGACCATACACATATACTGACATACTGGCATCTGCTGTCTcagtcacagaaaaaaaaaattaatgaaaacatacaaatataaAGTCTGCCTATAATGAGAACTTTAAAAATCATCCAAGGATGCACCTGATGGAGTTGGTTAAGAGAATGTTCAGAGTGTGCAGAGCTGACAAAGAAGCTCATCtagttttgtttaatatttttagttaataCATAATTCACATACTTCCAGTTGTGTCATTTCATatccctggtttcacagacaaggcttaaggcTAGTCTTTGATTAAAATGCACGtgtgagctgttttaactgaaagcaacttgtactaacatatcttaaaatatgtcagtggcattgtctcaaaatgcacaccagtattttttttcttcttctagaACGTATTTAAAAGCTATaattaaatgccctaattgaactaaggcctaatcctggcttaagcTAAGTGAAACCGGGCCATATAGCTTTGATTAGGGCAATTctaaaacaatggaaaaaagaACGAGCCTAGAACAATAATGAAATGCGTTACCCATGTAGAAGGTGACGTTCTTGTGACCTTGCACAACGTTCCCCAAAGCTGATGTAAATTCcaaacctttacagaacattaggGACGTTCTCGtaacgtcctcttttggtaatgaaagtgctgcagttcaagcttccttatatgactttagggggacgttccattttggttattttatggtcacataagaacgttacaaagaggacatttgggacattaacagaatgttcccacacggtcctctgttggtcatttaataacattCCTGATATAACTTTAGGGGAACgttttattttggttattttatggtcacgcaagaacgttacaaaggggacatttgggaagttaacagaatgtcctatagtaatagtcccctaaacattcccagaatgtcttgaatgttccctgaaggacCACCAAATAATGTTCCCcaacccttaaaagaactccacatcatgaccgtctctgaacgttcaGGGAATGTTTACCAGATGACATTAGATGTTGatattttatagaaaataataaagtttgaagtcactgtTATGAaggtgagtgtttgctttagatgggctcttgattctttacattttaacattagattttctctggctgctttaaCTGGGTTTCCAAAACATGCTTGTTACAGCAAAAATTACTAAGGAATTCTGATCAGATGAATTTCGTTATTTATTGATGGTGATTCAGACTGTTACAATCATCACGGAGTGTCCTGATTCATTGCTCTTCTCCAGAGTCTAAACTCTGAGGGTGTTAACTGttagttttgtctttttttatgaCAGTCAAATGTTCAGATTTTAAAATTCATCCTACAGACAGAGTTTTGAGCATTTTCATTTAGACTcatgaatcagcatatgaacctcaacaatggtgacaataaacaaaaatctttttgtgactttagtagcttgttttgtgatgctcagatttaatctgtttatctgaaaatgttgtccccattgttgaggttcatatgcttaatcttgatgtctgtgtgagtctacatgatcctgtctgaataatttctgtATAATGAcgtaaaaactttcaaaatatcaaagcaggACAGAATTTTATGCAGTATTATAGGACTACAATAACATGACATGAATATAATATTCAGAGATCAGAGAATAAGCCCACTGATTGATGATGAAATTATCAATAAGCAACCAAATTGATCTGATCAGATTTCGTCAAAGGTCAGGAGCTCAAATAAAGCAAGCGCTTAtctccataacggtgacttcaaactttataatatttaataaaacatcaacacctcattaagatTTTGTatggaagaaataaagtcagactggtttgtaataagtgaagatgcagagatctagagagatctgttagtgtttaatgttctgtttctgttatctgagttttgtgaggttaccattgtgctgaagagtagagcctgtacTTCAGTCAGGGTTGAGCTGATAAACACTGATGTTATGCTGCatattgctttatttaaaggtcccgtttttcgtgtttttttgaagctttgattgtgtttatagtgtgcaatataacgtgttcatgtttcgcgtgtaaaacaacacagtatttttcacataatttacttatctgtatactgctgtttccactgtcataaaaacgggctgatgacttccttgttctatgaagtccctccttcagaaatacgtaacgagttctgattgtgccagcggttcctgtgttgtgattcgacagcagtttagcgcatcttgcccggaaaggtcacgcctcttaccataacgtggagatgcacgcgctcagtgttattgtaaacatgtctttaattttaccctatcaatttgagccggaatcagacccggtgattggactgcgggatgaaaataacagcgtttcgacgacatggtgacaaacacactctacaaacgcaactcttgtgtattcctgtgggcggaggttagtcaaaaaactgttttagtgacgtcattaaagaaggaagtagagggatgtagtccaaactggccgttcgatgtaggcgacttctgttaaataaaatatctcacttggcattgaactttgagctttaaaattttacagattttattcatactctaacaacaacattacacactaactaaagtttgaaacatgggatcacgaagaacgggacctttaaaggcagaaactgtgtagttgctgatgcagtgatacagcagTTACATTAGCTCATGCATGTGCTCATGTCAGCTAATGATTTACTGCAAGATATTTGCATTTTACAGAGAAGGTTTCAAAATAATAATCCAAGAAATACCTGTTAAGTGCTTTTTTTGTAAGACATAagaaaaattagtttttgtttgaacagccacttttGTTAGTCAATTTAACTCtaattttcaaataatttttttgacaagggcagcagggacgttctgggaacatcacaaataaaatatggaGGCCCAGCCGGCAGCCGCACAAATTTCTGCGATAGACACACGACTGGACCATGCCCAAGAGGAGGTCATGCCTCTTGTGGAATGTGCTCTAACACCTATAGGACATTGCAGCCCTAAAGAGGAGTAGGCGAGTGCTATCGCATCAACTATCCATCTGGACAGCCTAGGCTTCGTGACCGGGTAACCTACGGTGCGGCCTCTGAAGCATACAAAGGGCTGTTCCGACTGACGAAATGAGGTGGAACGGTCAATATAGGTCCTTAGGGCCCTTACAGGACAGAGTAAGTTCAACTCCTGATCATCCTGAGAAGGAGGAAATGCGGAGAGAATGACAACCTGTGCCCTGAATGGAGTGGAGAGAACCTTAGGGACGTATCTGTGTATTGGTTTCAGGACGACTTTGTAGTCGTTAGGCCCAAACTCAAGACAAGAGGAGCTCACAGAGAGCGCCTGTAAATCTCCCTCTTAACCGATGCTAAGGCCAATAGCAGGGCGGTTTTTAGCGACAGGGGGCGTAGGTCGGCAGTCTGAAGCTGCTCAAAAGGGAGGCCTTTGAGACCTCTAAGAACTGTGGAAAGGTCCCAGGTAGGGATCGTAAAGGGGCGAGGAGGGTTCAGCCTCCGGGACCCCTTCAGGAAACGAACAACAAGATTGTTCTTACCTACAGACTATAGGAGCATGAGAGGCTGCTATAGCTGCGAGAGACCTTAAGGGTAGAGGGAGTACGGCCTCTATCTATTAAGTCTTGGAGGAAGGACAATATCTGAGATATGTCACAAGTGAAAGGGTCTTCACCCCGGGCTGCACACCAGGCAGTGAAGACTGACCACTTAAGGGTGTAGAGACGTCTCGTGGATGGAGCTGTAGCCTGTGAGATGGTATTCAGGACGCTCTGGTCCCGTCCCAAGGGAATTGGCCACGGCTCTGCTGACGACAGCTGAGTCAGGTCCGAGACCCATGGCTGGTTCTTCCACATAGGGGCCACTAGAAGGACCATGTGAGCACCCTCCCTAACTCGTCTGATGACCTGGGGGATCAGAGCGATTGGGGGAAAAGCATAGAGGAGAAGACTAGGCCAATTGTGGGCCAGAGCATCTCTGTTATGAGAAATAGGTTGTGCAATGATAGTTGTCTTCGGAGATGAAGAGGTCGACCTCTGCTCTCCCGAAGATGTCCCAAATTTTCTGAACTTtatgggggtggagcatccattCCTCTGAAGGGAGGTTGCTCTGGGACAATATGTCCGCCCCTTTGTTCAAAACGCCCTGTACATACACTGCTCTCAGCGAGAGCAGGTTGTGTTGGGCCCACTCCAGGATGTCTTTCACCAGAGTGAAGAGGGTTTTGAGGGGTCAGGCCCAGCTGTAGAGCTGGTGATGCTGAGCTCATAAGACCTAGCATCCTCTGAAACCCCTTGAGCGGCAGAGAAGTTCCGGGAGTAAAAGTTCCcacgagctgctgaatggccagagacCTTTCTGGCAAGACTAAGGCTTCAGAAATCGGAGAAAAGGAGTTTTCCCCAATGCGTCTTAGCCTAACGGCTTAACAACGCAGTACGAGTgtagtatcgaaagggaactccacatcgtgaccatcACTGAACGTACTGGGAACGTTAGGCAAcatccttaacaccagtggggacgttctgagaaagttctgggaatgtaaaatttctagcggggaGTACGTCATCAAAAGAGTATTGCATTTATTAGCCTATTCAGTTGTTTATAAAAGTTTAATCTATTTATTGCAGGAACGTCATTTTGCACAATGTGCCAACacacttctttctttttttaaataaactagcCTATATAGGGCTATATAGCTTCACTAATCATAAGGATCTAACCATATTTGCCATATAATTGCatgaatttccatgacttttctaGCTCTTTATATGCTTACTGTATAAGGAtttttataaatacttttttttttttaatagactgGACTCATATGTCATtattttactcacccttatgtcgttcagAAACTATAGCCTATagttttcttctgtggaacacaaaatatttGCGCTGCTCATTTCCAAAGCCTACAAGCCATAACGGGTGTCGGATCAGATAGCTTCACGGTCATTGCTCCGGCGCGCTGCGCGTTTGTTGTTTCGTGTGCTCCACTTTCTCTGTCTCTACCACTTCGCTTGCTGTCATTCTCCACTACTTTCTATCAAGACGTAACCCCACAAAATAGATAACAGTAGACTTAAATGACCTTATTTACTTACAATCACCATCGTGCGGGTCTAAACTCTGGTGTTGTTTtaattgtgctttataaataaaacaaacaaacaaaacaaacttggCGAGTAAAGAGAAGACTTCTCACCGCGGGTTCAGGAGTGTCCCATTTATAAATAACTAAGACGACCGCGTAACAGATCACAGCCTgctttttaaagacattttaatcgTATAAAAAAGCTCgttttaatatgcaaatgatAGAGAGAGtgcattattaaaacattactgGGGTGGGGGTTCGGTGTCGGGGGTACGCACGACCACTCAACCCGGCTGTGTCAGctgcaaatgttttatatttaaataaaacacacagatattgacattttgttgttttaatgctATTGTGttactttaatatcactattggACTACACCAGACAatgattacatttaaatttacattttatccTTGAAATAAATACAGCTTTGATTATACTCACTTTGTACTGTCAATtaatatcaatatcaatatatgcCCTAATTTAAGACCCtaaaaaggtgaaaaaaaaaaaaaagatctaaaGCTTCATGAGGTAATTAGTCCACAAGTGATTATGTCTGCTCTTATTCAAATCCCACTTTACAACACCCTCCCCACCTTGTGCGCCTGTATTTATCCCTTATAAGGAATCTTAGAGGCATATATAACCACTCCTGATGCATCTTTGCAAATAAAGAGCAGATGAAGAGCAGTCACTCAGCTGTACCGCAGCAGCAGATTACATCCCTCTGGATCATTAGTGGGCAAAGATGAACGGCACTGAGGGAAACAACTTCTACATCCCCATGTCCAACAGGACAGGGCTAGTGAGGAGTCCTTTCGAGTATCCGCAGTATTATCTAGCTGAGCCGTGGCAGTTTAAAATTCTTGCTGTATACATGTTCTTCCTCATCTGTTTTGGTCTACCCATCAATGGCCTTACATTGGTGGTTACAGCTCAACACAAAAAGCTTAGACAACCTCTCAACTTCATCTTGGTCAACCTGGCTGTGGCTGGTACCATCATGGTTTGTTTTGGATTCACAGTCACTTTCTACACAGCAATCCAAGGCTACTTTGCTCTGGGTCCAATTGGCTGTGCGATTGAGGGCTTCATGGCCACACTTGGAGGTGAGagaaattttaatgtttttttgtttgaatgGTCTGAGGAATTACTTTGGCGAATGTTAAAAGTAGGGTATGTTTGGCTGTAATTGTAGGGTGTTaataaattgtatattttactTGCCACACACAGGTGAAGTTGCTCTTTGGTCACTTGTGGTACTGGCCATCGAGAGATACATTGTGGTTTGTAAGCCAATGGGTAGTTTTAAATTCTCATCCACCCACGCGAATGGCAGGAATCGCATTTACGTGGATAATGGCCATGGCATGTGCGGCTCCCCCTCTGGTTGGCTGGTCCAGGTTGGTTTAATTACACATGCAATTATTTTGCTCTCCAGTGCAGTGATTATAACAAACATTCCAGTTGAACATGaggcattttcattttttaaaaggcAACATGTTTATTGATACACAGGGATGGCTTACTTTCAATGTAAATAAGGCTTTTCCCAGTGTAACAGTCACACTGATTTTTTAATGCTAATTTTTAACTGCATAGTTTGTATTAAATGTAGTTGTTTTCAAATGCCTAGGTACAACATATATTACTCTGACTGAAGTTTCCTAACATCAGGTGCTTTTCTTTAACAGATATATTCCTGAGGGAATGCAGTGTTCATGTGGACCAGACTATTACACCCTGAATCCTGAATACAACAATGAATCATATGTCATCTACATGTTCACCTGCCATTTTATACTTCCGGTCACCGTAATCTTCTTCACCTATGGGCGGCTTGTTTGCACCGTCAAGGCGGTATGAAATGTCATGTTAAACATTCCTGTAATTTCTCAAATATTGGAATACAATGTTAAAAATGGGCTGTTTTGTGCTCTCTTAGGCTGCAGCTCAACAGCAGGACTCAGCATCTACCCAGAAGGCTGAGAGGGAAGTGACAAAAATGGTCATCCTGATGGTTTTGGGTTTCCTGGTGGCTTGGACCCCTTATGCCAGTGTTGCTGCCTGGATCTTCTTTAATAAGGGAGCTGCTTTCACTGCCCAGTCCATGGCTGTTCCTGCCTTTTTCTCAAAGACCTCAGCCTTATATAACCCAATCATCTATGTGCTGCTAAACAAACAGGTTAATCATATATCTGACTTCTCCTATGCCAGACATCCCATTCCTGCTCTACTCCCTCTCCTCTCTCTATCGTCTCTATCAATAAAAAGCTGAATAAAACCCCAAAAAGTTCTAAATGAAACACTGTCTTTTACAGTTCCGGAGCTGCATGCTGACCACTCTTTTCTGTGGAAAGAATCCTCTTGGCGATGAGGAGTCCTCAACTGTGTCCACCAGCAAGACGGAGGTGTCCTCTGTATCTCCAGCATAGACTTTTTAACCTCTCACAGATTTTTATTCTTTTAGTCTTTGATCAATTTGAGCatctgaaaaaaagacaaaaaaaattttaattagTTGATCTCATATGGTTGTGTTCACTATGACTATTAACCTGGTGAACTCACATACAAGTAAAAGGCTTAATGGGGTTTAATGAGTTATCAgtgataattttttattaactgGGAGGCTAACATTTATATCTTTGGcctaaaatgtgtatatattttgtaaataataataaaaaaaaaaggatagaAATAAAATACTGGCATTAAAAAGTGTCTTCGTTTCCATTATTTATGAATTGAtttaattttgagtttgcttGCAAATACATATGATACTGAAACTGAATTTAGTATTAGTATAGCTATTGCACACTATTTTAAATCAAGACAATCCATGTAGTGCTAGAATACAATCAAATCCACCCTAAATTCTG contains the following coding sequences:
- the LOC125273811 gene encoding green-sensitive opsin-3; protein product: MNGTEGNNFYIPMSNRTGLVRSPYEYPQYYLAEPWQFKILAVYMFFLICFGLPINGLTLVVTAQHKKLRQPLNFILVNLAVAGTIMVCFGFTVTFYTAIQGYFALGPTACAIEGFMATVGGQVSLWSLVVLAIERYIVVCKPMGSFKFSNSHAMAGIGFTWIMAMSCAAPPLVGWSRYIPEGMQCSCGPDYYTLNPEYNNESYVAYMFTCHFIFPVTVIFFTYGRLVCTVKAAAAQQQDSASTQKAEREVTKMVILMVLGFLVAWTPYASVAAWIFLNRGAAFSAQFMAVPAFFSKTSAIFNPIIYVLLNKQFRSCMLTTLFCGKNPLGDEESSTVSTSKTEVSSVSPA
- the LOC125273810 gene encoding LOW QUALITY PROTEIN: green-sensitive opsin-2-like (The sequence of the model RefSeq protein was modified relative to this genomic sequence to represent the inferred CDS: deleted 1 base in 1 codon), which produces MNGTEGNNFYIPMSNRTGLVRSPFEYPQYYLAEPWQFKILAVYMFFLICFGLPINGLTLVVTAQHKKLRQPLNFILVNLAVAGTIMVCFGFTVTFYTAIQGYFALGPIGCAIEGFMATLGGEVALWSLVVLAIERYIVVCKPMGSFKFSSTHAMAGIAFTWIMAMACAAPPLVGWSRYIPEGMQCSCGPDYYTLNPEYNNESYVIYMFTCHFILPVTVIFFTYGRLVCTVKAAAAQQQDSASTQKAEREVTKMVILMVLGFLVAWTPYASVAAWIFFNKGAAFTAQSMAVPAFFSKTSALYNPIIYVLLNKQFRSCMLTTLFCGKNPLGDEESSTVSTSKTEVSSVSPA